The Pseudodesulfovibrio alkaliphilus genome has a window encoding:
- a CDS encoding SpoIIE family protein phosphatase translates to MKRYGIAFRLAALILSCAFVILAAIVAYNYAYSRTIILRQSETNSRHLAQETASRIDSVLLSVQKVANNIAYSLEDATLSREDILNLNKRVIANNPEIFGMAIAFEPYTQEPERLYFAPYHFRSGGRIAFTMLGSPDYRYFYMDWYQLPKELEQAVWTEPYNDQGGGGVVMATYAVPFYRNQDGKKTFAGVVTADISLEWLQDMLEEIRIFDTGFAFLLSRHGTFIAHPNRKLIMNHTFFSMAEEMEAPEFRQVGRDMIAGKSAFVRIDENVFGNERYLFHTGLEYGGWSLGVLFPRAEMLAEVHRLSNVMVLIGLVGFALLALVIIYIARRITRPLSELSRSALEIASGNLDLMLPKVHTNDEVGDLAGSFRVMKESLKEYIANLTTTTAAKERIESELRIARDIQMGILPKLFPAFPDRTEFEVFASIEPAKEVGGDLYDFFFVDETHFCFLVGDVSGKGVPAAFFMAVTKTLLKVVAEKGLDPGQILSKVNADLAAENDSCMFVTLFLAIIDIETGETRYANAGHNPPIHLPCGGEPRWVAPLGEPVAGVMEGMEYSTRTMTMAPGDILFIYTDGVTEAMNPEQALYSEERLLRTVAEASQRFAPTLVKTVNDSVAAFARGAEPSDDITMLAMQFCGKCDK, encoded by the coding sequence CCTTTGTCATCCTCGCGGCCATCGTGGCCTACAACTACGCCTATTCGCGCACCATCATCCTGCGCCAGTCCGAGACCAACTCGCGCCACCTGGCTCAGGAGACGGCCAGCCGCATCGACTCGGTGCTGCTCTCCGTGCAAAAGGTGGCCAACAACATCGCATACTCCCTTGAGGACGCCACCTTGAGCCGCGAGGACATCCTCAACCTCAACAAACGCGTCATCGCCAACAACCCCGAGATATTCGGCATGGCCATCGCCTTCGAGCCCTATACCCAGGAGCCGGAGCGCCTGTATTTCGCGCCCTACCACTTCCGCTCGGGCGGGCGCATCGCCTTCACCATGCTCGGCAGCCCTGACTACCGCTACTTCTACATGGACTGGTATCAACTGCCCAAGGAGCTTGAGCAGGCCGTATGGACCGAGCCCTACAACGATCAGGGCGGCGGGGGCGTGGTCATGGCCACCTACGCCGTGCCCTTCTATCGCAACCAGGACGGCAAAAAGACCTTCGCGGGCGTGGTCACGGCAGACATCTCCCTGGAGTGGCTTCAGGACATGCTCGAAGAAATTCGCATCTTCGACACCGGCTTCGCCTTCCTGCTCTCGCGCCACGGCACCTTCATCGCCCACCCCAACCGCAAGCTGATCATGAACCACACCTTCTTCTCCATGGCCGAGGAGATGGAGGCCCCCGAATTTCGGCAGGTGGGCCGCGACATGATCGCGGGCAAAAGCGCCTTTGTCCGCATCGACGAAAACGTCTTCGGCAACGAGCGCTACCTATTCCACACCGGCCTGGAATACGGGGGCTGGTCCCTAGGCGTCCTCTTCCCCAGGGCCGAGATGCTGGCCGAGGTCCACCGGCTCTCCAATGTCATGGTCCTTATCGGCCTTGTCGGCTTCGCCCTGCTGGCGCTGGTCATCATCTACATCGCCAGACGCATCACCCGCCCGCTGAGCGAACTCTCCCGGTCAGCCCTGGAAATCGCCTCGGGCAATCTCGACCTGATGCTGCCAAAGGTGCACACCAACGACGAGGTCGGGGATCTGGCCGGTTCCTTCCGGGTCATGAAGGAATCCCTCAAGGAGTATATCGCCAACCTGACCACCACCACGGCGGCCAAAGAGCGCATCGAGTCCGAGCTGCGCATCGCACGGGACATACAGATGGGCATCCTGCCCAAGCTCTTCCCGGCCTTCCCGGACCGCACCGAGTTCGAGGTCTTCGCCTCCATCGAACCGGCCAAAGAGGTGGGCGGCGACCTTTACGACTTCTTCTTCGTGGACGAAACCCACTTCTGCTTTCTGGTGGGCGACGTGTCGGGCAAGGGCGTACCCGCCGCCTTCTTCATGGCCGTGACCAAGACCCTGCTCAAGGTGGTGGCCGAGAAGGGCCTCGACCCCGGCCAGATTCTGAGCAAGGTCAACGCCGACCTGGCTGCGGAAAACGACTCGTGCATGTTCGTCACCCTGTTTCTTGCCATCATCGACATCGAAACCGGCGAAACCCGCTATGCCAACGCGGGACACAACCCTCCCATTCATTTGCCATGCGGTGGCGAGCCCCGCTGGGTCGCCCCCCTGGGCGAACCAGTGGCCGGCGTCATGGAGGGCATGGAATACTCCACCCGGACCATGACAATGGCTCCGGGCGACATCCTCTTCATCTACACCGACGGCGTGACCGAGGCCATGAACCCGGAACAGGCCCTCTACTCCGAGGAACGGCTCCTGCGCACCGTGGCCGAGGCCTCGCAACGCTTCGCCCCAACCCTGGTCAAAACGGTCAACGACTCGGTGGCCGCCTTCGCACGCGGGGCAGAGCCCTCGGACGACATCACCATGCTCGCCATGCAGTTCTGCGGCAAGTGTGACAAATAA
- a CDS encoding STAS domain-containing protein, whose translation MKFSSSKHEGKLVVTVTGRMDAITAQEFDTQCRNWLAAGDTHIIADLSGLEYISSAGLRSILSAAKQLKGAQGSLAFCNLSGMVEEVFVVSGFAAMFTIHPTLEDALAG comes from the coding sequence ATGAAATTCAGCAGCAGCAAACACGAGGGGAAACTCGTGGTCACCGTGACCGGACGCATGGACGCCATCACAGCCCAGGAGTTCGACACCCAGTGCCGAAACTGGCTCGCGGCGGGCGATACCCATATCATCGCCGACCTCTCGGGCCTCGAATACATCAGCTCCGCCGGACTGCGCAGCATCCTCTCGGCTGCCAAACAGCTCAAGGGCGCCCAGGGCAGTCTGGCCTTCTGCAACCTCTCGGGCATGGTGGAAGAGGTGTTCGTGGTCTCTGGCTTCGCCGCCATGTTCACCATCCATCCCACCCTGGAAGACGCCCTGGCCGGCTGA